The genomic interval ATCCGCGTGGCCTGATCCTGGCCCGCGGCAAGGACCTGTCCAAGACGCTGGTACATCATCGCCGGATCGCGGTGCCGGCCTTCGCCGTTTTCCCGATGCGCCGCAAGGTCAAACGTCCCAAGCATCTTGCGCTGCCGCTGATCGTCAAAAGCCTGAACATGGATGGATCCTTCGGCATCTCGCAGGCCTCCATCGTCGACACCGACGAGAAACTCGCGGAGCGCGTCGCCTTCATCCACGACCGGCTCGAATCCGCCGCCATCGCCGAGCAATTCATCGAGGGGCGAGAGCTCTATGTCGGCGTGCTCGGCAACAACCGGCTGCGCGTTCTGCCGGTCTGGGAACTGAAATTCGGCAGCATGGGCGGGCGCAGATCACGACACATCGCCACCGAAAAAGCCAAGCACGATACCGATTATCAGGAGCGCGTCGGAATTGTCGACGGGCCCGCGAAAGACCTGACGCCCGAACTGACCGCCCGCATCCAGCGCGCTGCGAAACGCATCTACCGGGCACTTGGACTCGATGGATACGCGCGCATCGACTTTCGTCTCTCTGCCGACGGCACTCCATATTTCATCGAAGCAAACCCCAACCCCGAGATCGCGAAGAGCCAGGAGTTTGCAACCGCAGCTCAACACGACAAGCTCAAATATCCGGACCTCCTGCATCGCATCCTGACGCTTGGAATAAGCCGCGCGAAAGCGGGCGTGTCGCTGGGGTGAGGGCGGGATCGGCTTGCGTCGCTATCGTAGGGTGGGTTAGCGCAGCGGCTGCGCGAAGCGCAGTCCGCTCGGCGTAACCCACCTCTTTGATCTCCGCGGCGACAGAAGTGGTGGGTTACGCCTCGCGGGCCGCGCTTCGCGCAGCCACGGGTCTAACCCACCCTACGGCAGCTAGCCTGCCTCCGCCTTCGCACCGACCACTGCGGCAAACGACTTGAAGAACTCCCCGGCAAGCTTTGTCGCCGTCGAGTTGATCAGCCTTGCGCCGAGCTGGGCGAGCTTGCCGCCGATCTGAGCGTCGACGTCGTAGTGCAGCACGGTGACGTCGGCACTCTCCGACTCCAGCCGCACCATCGCGCCGCCCTTGGCAAAGCCGGCGACACCGCCGGAACCTTCGCCGGAGATGCGATAGGAGTTGGGCGGATCGAGATCGGACAGCGTGACCTTGCCGCCAAAGGTCGCCTTGACCGGGCCGACCTTGAACACGACGGTCGCGGTCATCTCGTTCGGACCGGTTACCTCGAGCGACTGACAGCCGGGGATGCAGGCCTTGAGCACATCCGGATCGTTCAGCGCCGCCCACACTTGTTCACGAGAGGCGGGAATGCGCTGGCTGTCGTTCATCTGCATGGTCGGTCCTCACTCCTTGCTTGCGATTTGGCTTGCGATTTGATTGGCGGCGCGTTGGCCGCGGCGGCGCTCCTGGGTGATCTCGGCGAGGATCGACATCGCGATCTCCTCCGGCGTGATCGCGCCGAGATCGAACCCGGCGGGCGCCTTGACGCAATCGATCGCGGCGGCATCGGTGCCTTCGGCGATCAGCTTTGCGCGCAGCGAAGCCATTTTGCGGCGGCTGCCAACGAAGGCGTGATAGTCCGCCTTTGTCGCGATGGCCGCGCGCAACGCGACCTCGTCGCCCTTGCCCTGCGTCGACACCACGACGAAGCGTTTTGCCTCGTTCAGCGCACCCAACTGATAGCCCTCAATCACCGCATCGGCATCCGGTTGCGCCGTGAGATCGGCTGATGGCGCCGCGAGCGTGACGTGATAGCCGAGCGTGCGCGCCTGCGCCGCGAGCGACAGCGCCACCGGGCTCGCGCCGAGAATGACCAGCGAGGGATGCGGCAGCACCGGCTCGACAAAGATGTCCATGGTGCCCTTGCTCGGGCACATGTTGCTGGCAAAGCGGATGCCGTCGCGGCTCTCGCCCGCGCGCACGCCGAGCTCGGCGAGCAGATTTTCCGGCTGCACCGACACCATGCGCGGCTCGCCGTCGGCGAGCGCCTCACGCGCCGCTTTCAGCACGGCACCGCGCGCGCAGCCGCCGCCGATCCACCCCGCCACGATGGTGCCATCGGCCGCGATGATCGCCTTCGCGCCGGCCTTGGCCGCCGTCACCGACACGGTGCGCACCACGGTCGCGAGCACGAAGGCGCGCTCGGCCGCCTTCATCTGTGCGACGATATCCAGCACTTCGAGATGTGTACTCATCGGTGTCCCCTCAGAGCTTTGCCAGATAGGGTTCAAGCGCGCGCAGGCTGTTCAGCGTATTGGCGGGCGCGTAGAGATCGACATGCGGCAGCGCGGCCTTGATGCCCTTCGCCTCCGGCGCATAGTCCTTCCACGCCATCATCGGGTTGAGCCAGACGATGCGGCGGCAGCGCCGGTGCAGTGCCGCCATTTCCCGGCCGAGCAGTTCGGCGTCGCCGGTCTCATAGCCGTCGGACACGATCATCACGCAACTGCGCGAATGGATGACGCGCGCGGCGTGCCAGCGGTTGAAGCTCTGCAGGCTCTCGCCGATCCTGGTGCCGCCGCCCGCGCCTTGCGCCATGATCGAGAGGCGGTCGAGCGCACGACCGGCATCCTTTTCCTTGAGCGCATCGGAGACGTAGGCGAGACGGGTGTGGAACAGGAACGCCTCGGCCTCAAAAAATTCGTCGAGCACGCCGTGGATGAAGCGGAGGAACACCGCGGTGTACATGCTCATCGAGCCGGACGCATCGAGCAGCACGATCAGCCGCAGTGGCTTGTCCTTGCGCTGCCGCTTCACCAGCGAAATCGGCACGCCGCCATGGCTGATGTTGCGATGGATGGTGCGCCGGAGATCGAGGCGATAGCCGCGCCGCCGCGCGAGGTCGCGCCGCGTCAGGCGCGTGCGCATGATCTTTGCCAGATGCGCCGCGGCCTCATGGGCCTGCGCAACCTGGTCGGGATCGGCGAGCTTGCGAAAGTCGACCTCGGCGAGATTTTCGGCGCGCGAGGCCCCTTCCATGCGCCCCTCGCCGCCGTGGCCGTCAGGGGCGTCGTTCGAGGTTGGCACCTGATCGAACGCGGATTGCGCCCCGCCCTGCTCCACCCGCGCCTCCTGCATGCCCTTCAGCGACGGACTGTTGGCGCCTTGCGTCGAACCCATCGTGCGGGAGCGCGAGCGCACGCGCTTTCCCAGCCAGAACGCGTCAAACAGACCGTCAAACTTGTCCCAATCGGATTTGCGCGCCGAAAACAGATGCTTGAACGCCGCGCGCAACAGGCCCGGCCGCGCCGCGTAACCCGCCGCCATCAATGCCGCTGCGTCCTGCCCTTCCGCCAGCCCGACGCGGAAGCCAGCGTCGCGGAGCGTGCGCAGGAAGGCCGCGAGACGCGCAGAGACGAGGCGCGAGACCTCGTTGAGGTCGTCGAATTCGGGACTTGAGCCGCAGCAGCTCATGCCACCCTCCCGAGCAGGCGCTGCGTCACCTCCGGTGTTACGCGCGAACGGTCCTCGTGGGTCTTGAGCAGACAGATCAGCGTCTCATGCACGGTCTCGGGCGCGTCGTGGAGATCCCTGATGTCGAGACCGACCAGCGCGGCGGCCCAATCCAGCGTCTCCGCGACGCCCGGGACCTTGCGCAGCTCCTCCTTGCGGACGCCCTCGACCATCCGCGCGATCTGCAGCGACAGCGACGGGCTGGCGCCGGCGATCCGCGCCAAAATGATGCGCGCCTCGCGATCGACGTCAGGATAGTCGACATAGTGATAGAGGCAGCGCCGGCGCAGTGCGTCGGAGAGTTCGCGCGTGCCGTTCGAGGTCAGCACCACATGCGGAATGGTGATCGCGGGGATGGTGCCAAGCTCAGGGATCGAGACCTGGAAGTCGGACAACAATTCCAGCAGAAACGCCTCGAACTCGT from Bradyrhizobium arachidis carries:
- a CDS encoding ATP-grasp domain-containing protein, translating into MRRLRILVLMHPDFMPPETTDGYTAQEINAWKTEFDVVSTLRAAGHEVRPLGAQEEIKPVRDAIEEFKPHVVFTLLEEFHYNVAYDQHIASYLELMKVPYTGCNPRGLILARGKDLSKTLVHHRRIAVPAFAVFPMRRKVKRPKHLALPLIVKSLNMDGSFGISQASIVDTDEKLAERVAFIHDRLESAAIAEQFIEGRELYVGVLGNNRLRVLPVWELKFGSMGGRRSRHIATEKAKHDTDYQERVGIVDGPAKDLTPELTARIQRAAKRIYRALGLDGYARIDFRLSADGTPYFIEANPNPEIAKSQEFATAAQHDKLKYPDLLHRILTLGISRAKAGVSLG
- a CDS encoding carbon monoxide dehydrogenase subunit G, whose amino-acid sequence is MQMNDSQRIPASREQVWAALNDPDVLKACIPGCQSLEVTGPNEMTATVVFKVGPVKATFGGKVTLSDLDPPNSYRISGEGSGGVAGFAKGGAMVRLESESADVTVLHYDVDAQIGGKLAQLGARLINSTATKLAGEFFKSFAAVVGAKAEAG
- a CDS encoding XdhC family protein; the protein is MSTHLEVLDIVAQMKAAERAFVLATVVRTVSVTAAKAGAKAIIAADGTIVAGWIGGGCARGAVLKAAREALADGEPRMVSVQPENLLAELGVRAGESRDGIRFASNMCPSKGTMDIFVEPVLPHPSLVILGASPVALSLAAQARTLGYHVTLAAPSADLTAQPDADAVIEGYQLGALNEAKRFVVVSTQGKGDEVALRAAIATKADYHAFVGSRRKMASLRAKLIAEGTDAAAIDCVKAPAGFDLGAITPEEIAMSILAEITQERRRGQRAANQIASQIASKE
- a CDS encoding VWA domain-containing protein, with protein sequence MSCCGSSPEFDDLNEVSRLVSARLAAFLRTLRDAGFRVGLAEGQDAAALMAAGYAARPGLLRAAFKHLFSARKSDWDKFDGLFDAFWLGKRVRSRSRTMGSTQGANSPSLKGMQEARVEQGGAQSAFDQVPTSNDAPDGHGGEGRMEGASRAENLAEVDFRKLADPDQVAQAHEAAAHLAKIMRTRLTRRDLARRRGYRLDLRRTIHRNISHGGVPISLVKRQRKDKPLRLIVLLDASGSMSMYTAVFLRFIHGVLDEFFEAEAFLFHTRLAYVSDALKEKDAGRALDRLSIMAQGAGGGTRIGESLQSFNRWHAARVIHSRSCVMIVSDGYETGDAELLGREMAALHRRCRRIVWLNPMMAWKDYAPEAKGIKAALPHVDLYAPANTLNSLRALEPYLAKL
- a CDS encoding MoxR family ATPase; this translates as MKGRNEIAQALAASGYIADADLATAISLMQLLRRPLLLEGEAGVGKTEVAKALANVHATKLIRLQCYEGLDQSSALYEWNYQRQLLAIQAHRGTDSIEDQIFSEKYLLERPLLAAIRRAQAPVLLIDEIDRADDEFEAFLLELLSDFQVSIPELGTIPAITIPHVVLTSNGTRELSDALRRRCLYHYVDYPDVDREARIILARIAGASPSLSLQIARMVEGVRKEELRKVPGVAETLDWAAALVGLDIRDLHDAPETVHETLICLLKTHEDRSRVTPEVTQRLLGRVA